Proteins encoded together in one Gemmatimonas sp. window:
- a CDS encoding serine/threonine-protein kinase: MNAERWREVKRVLLAALEIPLAERPAVLAAQCGGDTALRHEVETLLAAHDDLDAHEEPARLFVADRSLRTVHGALATEVQQLRTRVETGLADDFDILGVLGEGGMGSVFLAQERSLGRTVAIKVLRPDRAARPGSRERFHREARIAAQLSHLGIVPLYSFGEVDGLWYFVMEYVRGPSLAERLESEGRLPPGEVRRIMLAMAGALEHAHSRGVVHRDIKPANILMDETSDEPRLADFGISKFDGAPEQITLTGAIVGTPLFMSPEQSMDGGQVDARSDLYSLGAVAYAMLTGRAPITGNSAVDVLSRRQLEDPVPLRELAPGLPTDFAYIVMRCLERDPDQRWPDAGALQNALRNSGNVHRSELPMAIADLPGYAAYALTWLILWGTFAFSSDRGLTSRLLLMLLAVLVPIGTALHFWRVREHGVRFRQLLRLVGRPPRWWGAWWPRRLRGPDDLWPLLPPVARLVRCVITLAFVALAFVALMADRTAAPFDVAQTVALAVLLVIFPATVLLALFWIRQQRMSLDHTIQFFLASTVSSTFWREPAIAKLLSSSAASVRPPDAAVTADHARAVEELVRRFPSTLEPVGRTALRAVQHRLAGIARIERDMAILARDTSPVEINRLNARLAGLSASESLSADHRALIDTVQQEIDLVRKIQGQHTLAVAKRSAQVAELRALWTQLTALVDAERQGDAMVRMASERVQALCTHMMEPTTDAHGSRQP; this comes from the coding sequence ATGAACGCCGAGCGGTGGCGTGAAGTAAAGCGCGTGCTTCTCGCGGCACTGGAAATCCCGCTCGCTGAGCGGCCGGCAGTGCTGGCGGCGCAGTGTGGAGGTGATACCGCGCTGCGACACGAAGTGGAGACGCTGCTGGCCGCGCACGATGATCTCGACGCGCACGAGGAGCCGGCTCGCCTGTTCGTCGCCGATCGATCGCTGCGCACGGTGCACGGGGCGCTGGCGACGGAGGTGCAACAGTTGCGGACCCGCGTCGAAACCGGGCTGGCCGACGATTTCGATATTCTCGGCGTGCTTGGCGAGGGCGGGATGGGCTCCGTGTTTCTTGCGCAGGAACGCTCGTTGGGGCGCACGGTAGCCATCAAAGTGCTGCGCCCCGATCGTGCCGCGCGCCCGGGCAGTCGCGAGCGATTTCACCGGGAAGCGCGGATCGCCGCTCAGCTTTCACATCTCGGCATCGTTCCGCTGTACTCATTCGGAGAAGTGGACGGACTCTGGTATTTCGTGATGGAGTACGTGCGCGGCCCGTCACTCGCTGAGCGACTGGAAAGCGAGGGGCGTCTTCCGCCGGGAGAGGTGCGACGCATCATGCTGGCGATGGCCGGTGCACTGGAGCACGCGCATTCACGTGGGGTCGTGCATCGGGATATCAAACCGGCGAACATCCTGATGGATGAGACGTCGGACGAACCGCGCTTGGCCGATTTCGGCATCTCCAAGTTCGACGGTGCGCCAGAGCAGATCACCCTCACGGGGGCGATTGTCGGCACGCCGCTGTTCATGTCGCCCGAGCAATCGATGGACGGTGGACAGGTCGACGCGCGTAGCGATCTCTATTCGCTCGGTGCGGTGGCGTATGCCATGCTGACGGGCCGCGCACCGATTACCGGGAACAGCGCGGTGGATGTGCTGTCGCGCCGCCAGCTCGAGGACCCGGTGCCGCTGCGAGAGTTGGCGCCCGGATTACCGACGGACTTTGCGTATATCGTGATGCGATGTCTCGAGCGCGATCCTGATCAGCGATGGCCCGACGCGGGCGCGCTGCAAAATGCGCTGCGGAACAGCGGCAACGTGCATCGCAGCGAACTGCCGATGGCGATCGCCGATCTCCCCGGGTACGCCGCCTATGCGCTGACTTGGCTGATCCTCTGGGGGACATTCGCGTTCAGCAGCGACCGCGGGCTGACCAGCCGTCTGCTGCTCATGCTGCTTGCCGTGCTGGTCCCTATCGGCACGGCCTTGCACTTCTGGCGCGTGCGTGAGCATGGCGTGCGCTTTCGGCAGCTGCTGCGGTTGGTTGGCCGCCCCCCGCGCTGGTGGGGCGCCTGGTGGCCGCGGCGGCTGCGTGGACCGGATGACCTCTGGCCGCTGCTACCGCCGGTGGCGCGGCTGGTTCGATGTGTGATCACGCTGGCGTTCGTAGCATTGGCATTCGTGGCCCTGATGGCCGACCGCACAGCAGCTCCGTTCGACGTGGCGCAAACGGTGGCGCTGGCCGTGCTTCTCGTCATTTTCCCCGCGACCGTGCTGCTCGCGCTGTTTTGGATCCGACAGCAGCGTATGAGCCTGGATCATACCATTCAGTTCTTTCTGGCGTCGACGGTGTCGTCGACGTTCTGGCGCGAGCCCGCCATCGCCAAGCTCCTCTCTTCATCCGCCGCGTCCGTGCGTCCACCCGACGCCGCGGTAACGGCGGATCATGCGCGCGCCGTCGAGGAGCTGGTGCGTCGATTCCCTTCGACACTCGAACCGGTCGGACGCACGGCGTTGCGTGCCGTGCAACACCGGTTGGCAGGTATCGCCAGGATCGAACGCGATATGGCGATTCTGGCACGCGACACGAGCCCGGTGGAGATCAATCGACTCAACGCACGGCTCGCGGGATTGTCGGCGAGCGAGAGTCTCAGCGCCGATCACCGGGCGCTGATCGACACCGTGCAGCAGGAGATTGACCTGGTTCGCAAGATTCAGGGTCAGCACACGCTTGCCGTTGCCAAACGCTCGGCGCAAGTCGCCGAACTGCGCGCGTTGTGGACCCAGCTGACGGCACTGGTCGACGCCGAACGTCAGGGCGACGCGATGGTCCGTATGGCGTCGGAGCGCGTGCAAGCGCTGTGCACGCACATGATGGAGCCGACGACCGATGCGCACGGCAGCCGTCAACCGTAA